From Coffea arabica cultivar ET-39 chromosome 10e, Coffea Arabica ET-39 HiFi, whole genome shotgun sequence, one genomic window encodes:
- the LOC113711272 gene encoding protein NRT1/ PTR FAMILY 5.10-like → MAISTAPEANLSDAIDTPTLLNNIVVVEGNVDYKGRPANRSKSGRWKSAAFVIGMEMAERFAHHGISSNLISYLTGPLGQSTATAAENVNAWSGTALLLPLLGAFVAESFLGRYWTVIISSLLYIMGLGFLTLSTVLPSFNSSGCQHAENAVTCSPSEFPIIFCFFSLYLIAVAQGGHKPCVQAFGADQFDGQDPEECKAKSSFFNWWYFGMCSAILVALVILTYIQDNLSWSLGFAIPCLVMGFGLILFLLGTVTYRFSVNSEEKSPFMRIGRVFVNAARNWRATSSTLSMQLESQGSVPYQGPQEFKFLNKALLVPDGSEEDRNICSISEVEDAKAILRLFPIWATCLTYGIVFSQSSTLFIKQGVTMDRSISPSFEVPAASLRSFITLSIIVFIPIYDRILVPTARAITTKPSGITMLQRIGAGLFISNLSMVIAALVEMKRLETAQEYGLVDKPKATIPMSVVWLIPQYLIYGVSEALAMVGLQELFYDQMPNQLKSTGLALYLSILGIGSFLSSFLISVIEKATSRHGHESWFSDNLNKAHLDYFYWLLAGLSAIALAAYVYFAKSYAYNRGSSI, encoded by the exons ATGGCAATCTCTACAGCCCCGGAGGCCAACCTTTCCGACGCCATCGATACTCCGACGTTGCTAAACAACATTGTCGTTGTCGAAGGAAATGTTGACTACAAAGGCCGCCCTGCCAACCGGTCCAAATCCGGCCGCTGGAAATCCGCAGCTTTCGTCATAG GTATGGAGATGGCAGAGAGGTTTGCTCATCACGGAATAAGTTCGAATTTGATCAGTTACTTGACCGGGCCACTCGGCCAGTCCACTGCTACGGCAGCGGAGAACGTGAATGCTTGGTCCGGTACAGCGTTGCTTCTGCCGCTCTTGGGTGCATTCGTCGCCGAGTCGTTTCTGGGTCGATATTGGACCGTCATAATCTCTTCATTGCTGTATATCATG GGACTTGGCTTCTTGACCCTTTCAACAGTTCTTCCCTCTTTCAACTCATCTGGGTGTCAACATGCAGAAAATGCTGTGACATGTTCACCTTCTGAATTCCCAATCATTTTCTGCTTCTTTTCATTGTATCTAATAGCTGTGGCCCAAGGAGGGCATAAGCCTTGTGTACAAGCTTTTGGAGCCGACCAATTTGATGGACAAGATCCAGAAGAATGCAAAGCCAAAAGCTCGTTTTTCAACTGGTGGTATTTTGGTATGTGTTCGGCTATTTTGGTCGCATTAGTGATTTTAACCTACATTCAAGATAATTTAAGTTGGAGCCTTGGATTTGCGATTCCCTGCCTTGTAATGGGTTTTGGACTTATCTTGTTCTTGCTCGGAACTGTCACCTACCGGTTTAGCGTCAATAGTGAGGAGAAGAGCCCTTTTATGAGAATTGGTCGAGTATTTGTGAATGCAGCTAGAAATTGGAGAGCCACCTCTTCAACATTATCCATGCAACTGGAGTCTCAGGGCTCTGTGCCTTACCAAGGTCCTCAAGAATTCAA GTTTCTGAACAAAGCATTGCTAGTACCTGATGGTTCAGAGGAAGATAGGAATATTTGTAGCATCAGCGAGGTTGAGGATGCAAAGGCAATTCTCAGGCTATTTCCGATATGGGCAACATGTTTGACATATGGAATTGTATTTTCACAGTCATCCACTTTGTTTATCAAGCAAGGAGTTACAATGGACAGATCTATCAGTCCAAGCTTTGAAGTACCAGCCGCTTCACTACGATCATTTATCACTCTTTCGATAATTGTGTTTATCCCTATATATGATCGTATTTTGGTTCCTACTGCAAGAGCTATAACCACAAAACCTTCAGGTATAACTATGCTCCAACGGATTGGAGCAGGGCTATTTATCTCAAATCTTTCAATGGTCATAGCTGCTCTAGTTGAGATGAAGCGTCTTGAAACTGCTCAAGAGTACGGTTTGGTTGATAAGCCAAAGGCTACGATTCCCATGAGTGTGGTCTGGTTGATACCTCAGTATTTGATTTATGGAGTTTCTGAAGCACTTGCTATGGTTGGTTTGCAAGAACTTTTCTACGATCAAATGCCGAATCAATTGAAAAGCACAGGTCTCGCTCTATACCTCAGTATCTTAGGGATAGGAAGTTTTCTAAGCAGCTTTCTCATCTCTGTTATTGAGAAAGCCACAAGCAGGCATGGACACGAGAGCTGGTTCTCAGACAACTTGAACAAGGCACACCTGGATTACTTCTACTGGCTGCTTGCCGGACTTAGCGCTATTGCATTAGCTGCTTATGTATATTTTGCAAAGTCCTATGCTTATAATCGAGGAAGTAGTATCTGA
- the LOC113712158 gene encoding glutathione transferase GST 23-like, with amino-acid sequence MDNEVKLHGFWPSPFVYGVIWALKLKGIEYDYIEEDLANKSELLLLYNPVYKKVPVLVHAGKPISESLVILEYIEEVWPHTPLLPKDPYQRSVARFWINFATDKGRSAVRSLFWGGEDGKKEAAEQMFDFLKIIEEQALGDKKFFGGNSINMVDLIFAWFACWIQPMEQLVGIKVLEPSRLPRLHAWVKNFKEEPIIKENLPDPEKLLEYYARLRSNLVSKPN; translated from the exons ATGGACAACGAAGTGAAGCTTCATGGCTTTTGGCCAAGCCCCTTTGTTTATGGGGTGATATGGGCACTGAAATTGAAGGGCATCGAGTATGATTACATAGAAGAAGACCTGGCTAACAAGAGTGAGTTGCTGTTACTTTACAATCCAGTTTACAAGAAAGTTCCCGTTCTGGTTCATGCTGGAAAACCTATTTCTGAGTCCCTTGTAATCCTTGAATATATTGAAGAGGTGTGGCCCCATACCCCACTGCTGCCAAAAGATCCCTATCAGAGATCTGTAGCTCGGTTTTGGATAAATTTTGCAACAGACAAG GGACGTAGTGCTGTTAGATCCCTCTTCTGGGGAGGAGAAGATGGCAAGAAAGAGGCTGCAGAACAAATGTTTGACTTTCTGAAAATTATTGAAGAGCAAGCTCTTGGGGACAAGAAGTTTTTTGGTGGCAACTCGATCAATATGGTGGACTTGATATTTGCCTGGTTTGCCTGCTGGATTCAACCCATGGAACAGTTGGTGGGGATCAAGGTTTTGGAACCAAGTCGTTTACCACGCTTGCACGCATGGGTCAAGAATTTCAAGGAAGAGCCCATCATCAAAGAAAATCTTCCTGACCCTGAGAAATTGTTGGAGTATTATGCGAGGCTGAGGTCAAATCTTGTGTCAAAGCCTAATTAG
- the LOC113712160 gene encoding uncharacterized protein gives TISPRALCRGSAASVGFGFLWSKNLMRQGVSIGIRSSTNECVCKVDIKPWLFTPRKGFRSSEANSTAIDIYWDFSSAKFGFGPEPLEGFYLAVAFNQELVLLLGDLQKEVYKKIGPSPVASNTVFIAKREHIFGKRVYTTKAQFCDHGPIHDIEIECDTGGINDPSLAISVDSRAVLQVKRLRWKFRGNQTILVDGLPVEVYWDVHSWFLGNVMGNAVFLFQTCLSAEMLRNRGFSYSFSPKQ, from the coding sequence ACCATTAGCCCAAGAGCTTTGTGTCGTGGATCCGCCGCATCAGTTGGTTTCGGATTTCTTTGGTCCAAGAATTTGATGCGGCAAGGAGTTAGCATTGGGATTCGGAGTTCAACCAATGAATGCGTCTGCAAGGTTGATATTAAGCCTTGGTTATTTACTCCAAGAAAAGGGTTCAGAAGTTCAGAGGCCAATTCCACTGCAATTGACATATATTGGGATTTTTCATCCGCAAAATTTGGTTTTGGCCCGGAACCGCTAGAGGGGTTCTATTTAGCTGTTGCATTTAACCAAGAACTTGTCCTGCTCCTCGGGGATTTGCAAAAGGAAGTGTATAAGAAAATAGGTCCTAGCCCTGTTGCATCTAATACGGTGTTTATTGCCAAAAGAGAGCACATCTTTGGGAAGCGAGTATACACTACAAAGGCTCAATTCTGTGACCACGGGCCGATACATGACATCGAAATTGAGTGCGATACTGGGGGGATTAACGATCCATCTCTGGCCATCAGCGTGGATAGCAGAGCGGTGTTGCAGGTGAAGCGGCTGCGGTGGAAGTTCAGGGGGAACCAGACTATTTTGGTGGATGGACTGCCGGTGGAAGTGTACTGGGATGTTCACAGTTGGTTCTTAGGGAATGTTATGGGCAATGCTGTTTTCCTGTTTCAAACCTGTCTCTCGGCCGAGATGCTGCGAAACAGAGGgttttcttattctttttccCCAAAGCAGTAG
- the LOC113712159 gene encoding glutathione transferase GST 23, whose amino-acid sequence MDKEVKLHGFWSSPFVYWVVWALKLKGIEYDYIEEDLPNKSELLLRYNPVYKKVPVLVHAGKPISESPVILEYIEEVWPHNPLLPKDPYERSVARFWINFATDKVRSALVSFFWAREDDKKEAAEQMFDYLKISEEQALGDKKFFGGNSINMVDLIFALFTCWIQTMQQVVGIKVLEPSRLPRLHAWVNNFKEEPIIKENLPDTERMLEHYTRIRSNPN is encoded by the exons ATGGATAAAGAAGTGAAGCTTCATGGCTTTTGGTCAAGCCCCTTTGTTTATTGGGTGGTATGGGCGCTGAAATTGAAGGGCATCGAGTATGATTACATAGAAGAAGACCTGCCTAACAAGAGTGAATTGCTGTTACGTTACAATCCAGTTTACAAGAAAGTTCCCGTGCTGGTTCATGCTGGAAAACCCATTTCTGAGTCCCCTGTAATCCTTGAATATATTGAGGAGGTGTGGCCGCATAACCCACTGCTGCCAAAAGATCCCTATGAGAGATCTGTAGCTCGGTTTTGGATAAATTTTGCAACAGACAAG GTACGTAGTGCTCTGGTATCCTTCTTCTGGGCAAGAGAAGATGACAAGAAAGAGGCAGCAGAACAAATGTTTGACTATCTGAAAATTAGCGAAGAGCAAGCTCTCGGCGACAAGAAGTTTTTTGGTGGCAACTCGATCAATATGGTGGACTTGATATTTGCCTTGTTTACCTGTTGGATTCAAACCATGCAACAGGTGGTGGGGATCAAGGTTTTGGAACCGAGTCGTTTACCACGCTTGCATGCATGGGTCAACAATTTCAAGGAAGAGCCCATCATCAAAGAAAATCTTCCTGACACTGAGAGAATGTTGGAGCATTATACGAGGATAAGGTCAAATCCTAATTAG
- the LOC140014988 gene encoding uncharacterized protein, with the protein MWGLCKVFCSYFNLNGHPKCQNHKKQSNQENLLPIRIPDEYEDVPPLSSCKMFLASWLFGSSNNASAFVKYLILALFSPLLLPLICATFPFLCALELFFHLSRWGCWRRRRKSSPAAEEGCAGDGKIRGEDGGNGERLLQRYLEDQLMLVARSLYGDDDDDEEEEILEADVEYFGSKSPST; encoded by the coding sequence ATGTGGGGCTTGTGCAAGGTATTCTGTTCCTATTTCAACCTCAACGGCCACCCTAAGTGCCAGAACCACAAGAAACAGAGCAATCAAGAGAATCTGCTACCCATTCGAATCCCAGATGAATACGAAGACGTCCCACCACTTTCTTCTTGCAAGATGTTTTTAGCATCTTGGCTATTTGGTTCTAGTAATAACGCTAGTGCTTTTGTTAAGTATTTAATTCTAGCCCTTTTCTCCCCGTTGCTTCTTCCTTTGATTTGTGCCACGTTTCCGTTTCTTTGTGCTTTGGAGCTGTTCTTCCACCTCAGCCGCTGGGGGtgttggaggaggaggaggaagagcaGCCCGGCTGCTGAGGAGGGTTGCGCTGGAGATGGGAAGATCCGGGGGGAAGATGGAGGAAACGGAGAGAGGCTGTTGCAGAGGTATCTTGAAGATCAGCTGATGCTTGTTGCCAGATCTTTGTACGGGGACGATGATGATGACGAAGAGGAAGAGATTTTAGAGGCCGATGTAGAATATTTTGGTAGTAAAAGCCCTTCTACGtaa
- the LOC113712150 gene encoding wall-associated receptor kinase-like 20, which yields MTLSVTQWKLPSLCVSLLFLHFFHYSSPQKTCPSCGSLQIPYPLSTNPTCGDSDYHVRCDPNSQKLYFDSLNGSSYLVLRVMPSLQRMVLQPSPWVPGTCITQDMPRSEGFWLNQTLPFNLTSSNIIFLFNCSPRLMVSPLNCTPSSLCHRYLESSGHVDEERAPKCASGPKPCCTFIAGGMPSAYKIRLHSSGCQAFRSILHLDAEKPASEWEEGLELQWAPPAEPLCKSQVDCTGPSTCSTAGKSGNLRCVCNKGYYWNHGSATCLTTNKKTSNSSLALKVSLGISAFLTFVVALTTFTLRKSVRFSGQPKLAKAREDMLKLENDGKSARMFSFKEVIKATNGFSKNRILGSGGFGEVYKGELQDGTVVAIKSAKVGNVKSTEQVLNELRILSQVNHKNLVKLLGCCVEAEQPLIIYEYISNGTLHDHLHGKYSHSLDWKTRLKIALGTAEALAYLHSAAYTPIYHRDVKSTNILLDDDFNSKVSDFGLSRLACPGLSHISTCAQGTLGYLDPEYYRNYQLTDKSDVYSFGVVLLEILTSAKAIDFSRDDDDVNLAIYVSQKANSGLIMEVVDKKLLVEKPSVEMMSSIRAFSELALACLKEKRVDRPSMTHIVQELKYITEMVNQEEVCTNMSV from the coding sequence ATGACCCTGAGCGTTACCCAGTGGAAACTACCTAGTTTGTGTGTCTCTCTGCTATTTCTCCACTTCTTTCATTATTCTTCACCCCAGAAAACCTGCCCAAGCTGTGGCTCTCTACAAATTCCATATCCATTAAGCACCAATCCTACCTGTGGTGATTCAGATTATCATGTACGTTGTGACCCAAACTCTCAGAAACTCTATTTTGATTCCCTCAACGGGAGCTCTTACCTTGTCCTCAGAGTTATGCCTTCTTTGCAACGCATGGTTTTGCAACCATCACCCTGGGTGCCTGGCACTTGCATCACTCAAGACATGCCAAGGAGTGAGGGATTCTGGTTGAACCAGACACTCCCTTTTAACCTAACTTCTTCTAATATTATATTCCTATTCAATTGTTCACCTCGTCTCATGGTCTCTCCTCTCAATTGCACTCCATCTAGTCTTTGCCACAGGTACCTGGAGAGCTCTGGACATGTTGATGAAGAACGTGCACCAAAGTGTGCAAGTGGTCCTAAACCATGCTGCACCTTTATTGCTGGTGGCATGCCATCAGCATACAAGATAAGGCTGCATAGTTCGGGCTGCCAAGCATTTAGAAGCATCCTTCACTTGGATGCTGAAAAACCTGCAAGTGAGTGGGAGGAGGGACTGGAACTACAATGGGCTCCCCCAGCTGAACCCCTCTGCAAATCCCAAGTTGACTGCACTGGGCCTTCGACATGTTCAACAGCTGGTAAATCTGGCAATCTTCGTTGTGTTTGCAATAAAGGATATTATTGGAATCATGGCTCAGCAACTTGCTTGACGACGAACAAGAAGACCTCAAACTCTAGTCTCGCTCTGAAAGTTTCTCTTGGGATTTCTGCATTTTTAACTTTTGTTGTGGCACTAACTACGTTTACTTTGAGAAAGTCAGTCAGATTTTCTGGCCAGCCGAAGCTTGCTAAAGCAAGAGAAGACATGTTGAAGCTTGAGAATGATGGAAAATCTGCAAGGATGTTCAGTTTCAAAGAGGTAATAAAAGCTACAAATGGTTTCTCTAAAAACAGGATTTTGGGGAGTGGTGGATTTGGAGAAGTTTATAAAGGTGAGCTTCAAGATGGAACTGTTGTTGCGATAAAATCAGCAAAGGTGGGCAACGTAAAAAGCACAGAGCAAGTCCTCAATGAACTACGCATACTTTCTCAAGTCAATCACAAGAACTTAGTAAAACTTTTAGGGTGTTGTGTTGAAGCTGAACAACCACTGATTATTTATGAGTACATTTCCAATGGAACCCTCCATGACCATCTGCATGGCAAATACTCCCATTCTCTGGACTGGAAAACAAGATTAAAAATTGCTTTAGGAACAGCTGAAGCATTGGCTTATCTGCACTCAGCAGCATATACTCCAATCTACCACAGAGATGTCAAGTCGACAAACATACTCTTAGATGATGACTTCAATTCTAAAGTGTCAGACTTTGGGCTATCAAGATTGGCTTGCCCAGGATTGAGTCACATATCCACTTGTGCCCAAGGAACATTAGGGTACTTAGATCCTGAGTATTACCGCAACTACCAGCTGACTGACAAAAGTGATGTTTATAGCTTTGGGGTTGTGCTCCTAGAAATTTTGACTTCAGCGAAAGCAATTGATTTTTCACGAGATGATGATGATGTAAATTTAGCCATTTATGTGAGTCAGAAAGCTAATAGTGGCCTCATCATGGAAGTTGTGGACAAAAAGTTGCTAGTAGAGAAACCTTCAGTAGAAATGATGTCTAGTATTAGGGCCTTCTCTGAGCTTGCTCTTGCCTGTTTAAAGGAAAAGAGGGTGGACAGACCAAGCATGACTCACATCGTTCAGGAACTTAAATACATCACTGAAATGGTAAATCAGGAAGAGGTTTGTACTAACATGAGTGTGTGA